The Oryzias latipes chromosome 9, ASM223467v1 region agtactggcttctagctctacgcagagcttttttataatttaataggctatgtttccaggtattcagagactgctctgaaccggagcggcgccattctctttccaacttacgggtttcttgtttaagagaacgtgtttcagcgttaaaccactatgctactcggttttgtctaacgaATTTGggtttcaggggggcaacaacatcgagtgtactcctgagggcttgtaaggcatcattaacaaagttgtcatttatactaggactgatactatgggagctggactcagtattttctcagaatatcactaagtactggctgaactgtgtgtttaaactcagacagaACGGTCAGTCAAGGTTCTTCTAGGCTCTTTCTTATTCACTGGAGCAGTagcatgttctaatgtaaactggaaggtaatcagaatgTGATAAGAAATGATGGgattaagaggaaggacactcagctggctgatctctataccatgggttaaaacaaggtccagggtgtgcttatgacagtgagtgggttcattcacactttgggtgaaaccaacatcatctaataaagctgcaaaagcatttcctaGACAGTCATGATTAGACAAATGCAAGAAAGCAAAAAGACTTTCTCCTGACAATGTTGTGTGTGCTGTGGTTGGagcttgcaaaaaaaaaaataataataattaacagcaaaaataaaccaaGATGCATCTGCAGCCAAAACATGACCTTTAGGCAGGACTGAAAACATGCTTCTAGCACAATTACTGTCAAGTGactgttttatattttctaaaaataaaaatgaaacattcttaggaggttatttattttatgaaatatgaatcCATTATTATATGAAGAAAACCTGCTAACATCTGGCTAATTGCTTAAATATTACAGGTCTTTGTAGGCCTCTTCCATTCATGATGTTAGAGATACATAAGTGGGATCGGAGATACCTCGACTGCCATGggatgatgacatcatcatctgGTCCACCAATCAGCACCAGTTTCTTGATGCGCAGGAAGTTTTTTCTCCATTCTATATAGGAGATacgatttttttcattaaaagtattcttttttttaatatccacAAAGCAAGGAGGAGGCAACTAAAGCCAATACCTGCCATTttgctgtgtggttttctacCATTCAGTAGTGGAAGGAAGTTGTTGTGTTTCAGGTATTTTACCTGTTGATGAGGATCTGCATGGAAAACAAGTGTAGCATTTTCTATTCGTCTGCAATCAATTAACATAACCACTCATTATGATTTCTGATCTTACCATTCCAAAAGTTGCAAAGAGAAATGCGCTTCTGCATAAATTTGTTGTAGCATAAAAAGTACACGGAATCCATTGCAGAAGATGGATAATAGCTTTTCATGACTTGAGACACTGTGGAGTTGGAGCACACATTTCACTTTAACTTCACTAGCTTCCATCAATGACACAATTATCACAAGAAGTTTTCTGACCTCCATACTGTCCAGCCAGTGGCGAAGCCAGCGCAATGAAAGCGTGCACGTTGTGGTTTGGGAGCACGGAAAGAACTCCTCTGCAAATTAGACCCCCTTtacattaaaggaaaaaacacatgCAAGAAGCTCAGgaacaaagaagaagaattctATTTCTAGTAACTATTCTAGTAATTATGCTAGCAGCATCTGGAATAAAAGAAGGGTGGTAGGATCATGGAACTGATTGCAGAAGCAACAGATGCAGATTTATGGAGACATTTCTGTGTAGAATTTCAAACTTCAAGATTATCCCTCCATTTTCTTGAATAAAAACTGGGATTCAAATACTGCAGAACCAGTTAAAAGATGAGCTGCTGACTGAAACATTTGGCATGACCTAGATGTTCTGCAATGACATTCCTCCTTCAGTGAGGACTCTCCATTAGCTAAAACCAAGGACTGTGTTAATTATATTCATTTGGCAACAATTAAATCTCATGTACGGTTCTCCTTAGTAGCTGCTGTAGGTGCAATCACATTTTGAACAGAATTATCTCACTGGCTGATAACATGACAACAAAAAGCCACAGAACAATgtagc contains the following coding sequences:
- the LOC101166391 gene encoding lysosomal thioesterase PPT2-like, which codes for MESIKPLWKQVHGVGKVIQRIMKKSPRGVHLLCFSQGGLICRGVLSVLPNHNVHAFIALASPLAGQYGVSQVMKSYYPSSAMDSVYFLCYNKFMQKRISLCNFWNDPHQQVKYLKHNNFLPLLNGRKPHSKMAEWRKNFLRIKKLVLIGGPDDDVIIPWQSSFTGKTHLDSELWTLAVT